A window of Fusarium verticillioides 7600 chromosome 10, whole genome shotgun sequence contains these coding sequences:
- a CDS encoding glucarate dehydratase has protein sequence MALRSIIKEIVITPVAFHDMPLLNSVGVHEPYALRSIIEIVTEDSYGLGESYGDSAHLDRLQKAADKIRGLSIYSTNIIYQKCVESLKTDTNTGGDGMGGMVTTASVADKVFSPFEVACLDLQGKLAGISVSDLLGGRVRDQVQYSAYLFYKWGGHPGHDDDEYGPALDPQGVVKQAKKIIDEYGFKAIKLKGGVFSPAEEVAAIKALHEAFPDLPLRLDPNAAWTVETSKWVAKELDGIVEYLEDPAGEIEGMAAVAKEASMPLATNMAVVAFDHLPPSILQNAVQVILSDHHFWGGLRKSQTLASICATWGLRLSMHSNSHLGISLAAMTHLASATPNLDYACDTHWPWKRRDEDVVVDGALKWKDGGVVVPTVPGLGVELDRERLAKLHQQYLDCGLKKRDDTTYMKRFQPDFSEKIPRW, from the coding sequence ATGGCTCTACgaagcatcatcaaagaaatTGTCATCACCCCTGTGGCCTTCCATGACATGCCCCTGCTGAACAGCGTGGGTGTACATGAGCCATATGCTTTGCGTAGCATCATTGAGATCGTCACAGAAGACTCGTATGGTCTTGGTGAATCATATGGAGACTCAGCACATCTAGACCGTTTGCAAAAAGCAGCGGACAAGATCAGGGGTCTCTCTATCTACAGCACAAATATCATCTATCAGAAATGTGTTGAGTCACTGAAGACAGATACCAATACTGGTGGAGATGGCATGGGAGGCATGGTAACTACAGCTTCAGTCGCTGACAAGGTCTTCTCGCCGTTCGAAGTCGCATGTCTTGACTTGCAAGGCAAACTGGCCGGGATATCTGTCAGCGACCTTCTCGGTGGACGGGTGAGAGACCAAGTCCAATACTCAGCCTACCTCTTCTACAAATGGGGAGGACACCCTGGCcacgacgatgatgagtacGGCCCTGCGCTAGACCCTCAAGGAGTGGTAaagcaagccaagaagatcattgacGAGTATGGcttcaaggccatcaagctcaaggggGGTGTTTTTTCTCCTGCAGAGGAAGTCGCTGCGATCAAAGCTCTACATGAAGCCTTTCCTGATCTACCGCTGAGACTTGATCCAAACGCGGCTTGGACTGTTGAGACTTCAAAGTGGGTTGCTAAGGAGCTCGATGGTATTGTTGAGTACTTGGAAGATCCAGCTGGGGAGATTGAGGGAATGGCTGCTGTTGCCAAAGAGGCATCGATGCCCCTGGCTACCAACATGGCAGTCGTTGCTTTCGATCATCTCCCACCATCAATTCTTCAAAACGCCGTGCAAGTCATCTTGTCCGATCATCACTTCTGGGGAGGTCTTCGAAAGTCACAAACACTAGCATCCATATGCGCAACTTGGGGTCTGCGACTCTCAATGCATTCCAACAGCCACTTGGGCATCTCACTCGCCGCTATGACGCATCTTGCCTCCGCAACACCAAATCTGGATTATGCTTGCGACACTCACTGGCCTTGGAAGcgccgagatgaagatgttgttgttgacggCGCGCTGAAGTGGAaggatggtggtgttgtaGTGCCGACTGTGCCAGGTCTAGGTGTCGAGCTTGATAGAGAGAGGTTGGCaaagcttcatcaacagtACCTGGACTGTGGGTTGAAGAAGCGTGACGATACTACATATATGAAGAGGTTCCAGCCAGATTTCTCTGAAAAGATCCCTCGATGGTAG